Below is a window of Saccharomonospora viridis DSM 43017 DNA.
GCCCGAACCGACGGCCGATCGCGTACCCGATCGAGTCGCCGATGCCGGCGCACACCGTGACCACCAGGACGAGGACGACGAACCGGGGTGCCGTGGTGGCCGTGGTGGCCGCGATGAGCAGCCCGGACTCGCCGGGTGCGATGAACCCCAGTCCCACGGTGCACTCAAGCAGGACCAGCAGTCCTGTCGCACCGACCAGAGCCGGCTGCGGCAGGCTCTGCAGCCAGTTGAGCACCTCAGTTACCACGGATCCCCCTGAATGCCGTCTGCGCCGGATCGACTGCCCCGGGCAGTCCTACTGACTCAGACGGCGACTGCGTTCGTCTGGTTCACTCGACCCAGGAGTTTTCTCAAGTTGTGATGGGGGAGTGCCACGGCCCCCGGAATCAGCTCATCCGGGACAGGACGCTACTGGCTTCCTGTGCCGCCGGCGCGGCAGCCGCCAGGTGTTGCAGGTTCTCCGGCAGCGGCTCACCCCGGTGTTGCTTGGTCTGGGCGAACAGTTTGCCCGCACGGTACGACGAGCGCACCAACGGTCCCGCCATGACCCCGGCGAAACCGAGCTTTTTGGCCACCCTCGTGTGTTCCACGAACTCCTCGGGCTTCACCCAGCGGTCCACGGGGTGGTGGCGTACCGAGGGGCGCAGGTACTGCGTGATGGTGAGGATCTCGCAGCCCGCTTCCACGAGGTCACGCATGGTGGGCTCGACCTCTTCCGGGGTCTCGCCCATTCCGAGGATCAGGTTCGACTTGGTGACCAGTCCGGCCTCGCGGGCCTTGCGGATCACTTCCAGTGAGCGTTCGTAACGGAAGCCCGGCCTGATGCGTTTGAAGATGCGCGGCACGGTCTCGAGGTTGTGGGCCAACACCTCGGGTTCGGAGCCGAAGACCTCGGCCAGCTGCTCTTCGTTGGCGTTGAAGTCCGGAATCAGTAGCTCGACCCCTGTTCCAGGGTTGAGCGCGTGGATCTGTCTGACCGTCTCGGCGTACAACCACGCCCCGCCGTCGGGCAGATCGTCGCGGGCCACGCCGGTCACGGTCGAGTAGCGCAGCCCCATGGCCCGTACGCTCTCCGCGACCCGCCGCGGCTCGTCCCGGTCGAACTCCGCGGGTTTACCGGTGTCGATCTGGCAGAAGTCACAGCGTCGGGTGCATTGGTCGCCCCCGATGAGGAAGGTGGCCTCCCGGTCCTCCCAACATTCGTAGATGTTGGGGCAGCCCGCCTCCTCGCACACGGTGTGTAGACCCTCGCGCCGGACCAGCCCCTTGAGTTCGGTGAACTCCGGGCCCATACGCGCGCGGGTCTTGATCCACGACGGCTTCTTCTCGATCGGTGTCTGGCTGTTGCGGACCTCCAGCCGCAGCAGCTTCCGACCTTCCGGCACCACAGTCACGTTCCCAGCCTACGCCCGGACGGGTTGAGAACTCGACTGTGCGGGGGAGGGGGTGATCCCGGTCAACTCCACGTCGACGTTCACGGGTGCGCTCGGCGATGGCAGGCCATCCGGACGGGGCTCACGCCGGCGAAGCGAGGCGGCTCAGGCGCCGAAGGGGGCCCAGCCACCGGTCGACCGTGGTGGTGCGGCTGCTCGCACGGAGAGCGTCACGCTGTTTGAGCAGAGCCACGAGTGTCCCCCCGATGCGCGCGGCCTCGTCCTGTGGTTCGTGCGGCTCGGCGAGTCCGGAGATCACCGCGAGCATCCTCAGCTCGGCTCGGTGGGCCCGGCGTAGCGCGGGGTAGCGCTCCACGTTGGCGTCCACGACGGCGTACAGCGTGGGGTTTCGTCGCACGGCGGCCCGCCAGGCGCGGGACACGGCGTCGACGTGATCGTCGTGGTCCTCGCTGTCCTCGCCGGGTACGTCATCGGCGTCCTCAGGGCCCCCCGTGTGTGCCCGGAGGTGTCCGGTCAGCAGTTGCAGCCAGCGGTGGTGCAAAGCCAGCAGGAGGTTCTCCTCCGTGCCGAAGACCTCCTCGGCTCCGTCGATGCGGTCGAACGGGATGCGAGCTTCTTCGTCGTGACACGCGTAGGCCAGCGCGGTGTTCATGATGTCGCGACGGCGATAGAAGTCACTCCAACCCACGGCCTTCGGCCTCCCTTGTGCCTTTGTGCGACCTGTCCCCACTGCCCGGCGGCATACTCAAAGTTTGATTCATACCCCCGGTATGTCCGGGTGGGATCAACATACCATCGGTATGTGACAAAGGGGTGGACGTAGGGTTGTGAACGTGGCGGTAACAAGGTCCAGGCGGGACGACTACACGGAATCCACCCGCGACGCGTTGATCGGCAGCGCCGTCGCCCTGTTCACCGAGCGCGGCTATGCAGGGACATCGCTCGACGAGATCGCGCGGCGGGCCCGGGTGACCAAAGGTGCGCTCTACCACCACTTCAGCGGTAAACAGGCCGTGTTCGAAGCCGCTTTCGACGCGGTGGAGACAGAGGTCAAAGGTCGACTGGAAAAAATCCTGCGCGGCGACGGAACGCCTTGGGAACGCGCGGTCGCCGGGTTACGGGAGTTCATCTCCAGCTGCCTCGATCCGGCTTACCAGCGGATCGCGTTGCACGAGGCCCCTGTCGTGATGGGCTGGCAGCGTTGGCGCGCCGCCGAGGAACGCTACAGCTTCGGACTCATCAAAGCCGCCCTGCAGGACCTCATCGACGCGGGTGACATGATCAGCGTGCCGGTGGACGTCGCCTCCCGGCTGCTGTTCGGCGCGCTGTCCAGCGCCGCCACGGAGATCGCGGGCTCCGCCGAACCCGAACGGGTGGGAGCCGAGATCGAACAAGTGGTGATCGCGTTGTTGCAGCAGGTGCGGGACGCCTCACGTGGCGCACGTCCCGACCACCCTCGTTAAGCTCGGGTGAGTGGAACTCAGGATCTTCACCGAACCCCAGCAAGGCGCGAGCTACGACGATCTGCTGCGCGTCGCGAAGGCAACCGAGGACGCCGGTTTCGGGGCGTTCTTCCGATCGGACCACTACCTCAAGATGGGCTCGGTCAGCGGTCTTCCCGGACCGACCGACGCCTGGGTCACACTCGCGGGATTGGCGAGGGAGACCTCTCGGATCCGGCTGGGCACGTTGGTGACGGCGGCGACGTTCCGCCACCCCTCGGTGCTCGCGATCTCCGTGGCACAGGTCGATCAGATGTCCGGCGGTCGCGTGGAATTCGGTCTCGGCTCGGGGTGGTACGTCGACGAACACACCGCGTACGGCATCGACCTGCCGCCCATGCGCGAGTTGTTCGATCGCTACTCCGAGCAGTTGGAGATCATCACGGGGCTGTGGAAGACCCCGGAGGGGGAGACCTTCAGTTTCGACGGTGAGCACTACCAGCTGAAGGAAGCGCCGGGGTTGCCCAAGCCGGCACAGCGTCCACATCCGCCCGTCATCCTCGGTGGTACGGGCAAGAAACGCACACCCCAGCTCGCGGCCCGCTACGCCGACGAGTTCAACGTGCCGTTCAACGACATCGAGACGGCGCGGGCCCAGTACGAACGCGTGGACGCCGCGGCCGAGGCCGTGGGACGTCGACGCGGTGACATCATCCGCTCGGCCGCTCTCGTGGTCGCCGTGGGAAGGAACGACGCCGAGGTGGCCCGCCGTGCCGACGCCATCAACCGCGAGGTCGACGAACTCAAGACCAACGGCGTCGCGGGAACCGTGTCCGAGGCCGTGGACAAGATCGGTCGCTGGCGCGAGAGCACGGGCATCACGCGCCTGTACCTTCAGGTGCTGGACCTGTCCGACCTCGACCACCTGGAACTGATCGCCTCGGAGATCATGCCCCAGCTGAACTGAACCCTTCGCGTCTTGCGCGGGTCGTGGGTGGGTCGCTTGTCGCGAGCCACCCACGACCGGCCTCGGTCGGTGAAAGGACCGAGTGAGGCTCGAGTGAGGCTATTGGAGAGCGAAAGTCACGCCGGGGGCCTCGGGCTGCTGCCGCGGCAACCAACGATCCTCACTCACCGGCAGTTCGCCGTCCAACGCCGCGAGCACCGCCTGCCGCACCGTGGGCAGGACCTCCGCCACGGTCACCGTGCGGCCCAACTCCGCCGACATCGACGTCGTCCCCGCGTCCCGGATGCCGCACGGCACGATCCGATCGAACGCCGTCAGATCGGGATTGCAGTTGAGTTCGAAGCCGTGCATGGTGACGCCTTGTTGCACCCGGATGCCGATCGCCGCGATCTTGCGTTCGGGACGGGTGTCGTCCGCGGGTACCCAGACCCCGCTGCGGCCCTCGACCCGGCCGGTGTGGATGCCGAATTCCTCGCACACCGAGATCAGCGCTTCTTCAAGACGCCGCACATAGTGCACGACATCGATGGGATCGGCGAGCTTGACGATCGGGTAGCCGACCAGCTGACCGGGACCGTGCCAGGTGATCCGGCCTCCTCGGTCGACGTCGATCACAGGGGTTCCGTCGGTCGGTCGGTCCTCCGGTTGGGTGCGCTTACCCGCCGTGTAGACCGAAGGGTGCTCCAGCAACAGCATCGTGTCGGGGCTTTCGCCCTTCGCGCGGGCGACGGCCAGTTCGCGCTGGAGGTCCCAAGCCTCGAGGTAGTCGATGACCCCGACCTCACGGACGTCCACGGGGTCACCGGACGCGCGACAGGAACGAGTGGCTTTCTGACTCACGATGACGAGACTACGTGTTGCGGTCGGGGCGGTGACAAGCGCAGAGCCGGGGTCAGCAGGAAGCCGACCCCGACGACGGCGAGGATCGAACCGACGGTGTCGGTGAGCCAGTGCACCTCCAACGTCACCCGCGCGGCGCAGATCAGCACCGTCAACAGGACGGTCACGACACGCACGACGACGACCAGGCGCGGCGCGAGCCACAGGCACAGCACCACCGCCGCGAAGCCCGTGCTCGTCACCGAGG
It encodes the following:
- the lipB gene encoding lipoyl(octanoyl) transferase LipB, with amino-acid sequence MSQKATRSCRASGDPVDVREVGVIDYLEAWDLQRELAVARAKGESPDTMLLLEHPSVYTAGKRTQPEDRPTDGTPVIDVDRGGRITWHGPGQLVGYPIVKLADPIDVVHYVRRLEEALISVCEEFGIHTGRVEGRSGVWVPADDTRPERKIAAIGIRVQQGVTMHGFELNCNPDLTAFDRIVPCGIRDAGTTSMSAELGRTVTVAEVLPTVRQAVLAALDGELPVSEDRWLPRQQPEAPGVTFALQ
- a CDS encoding TetR/AcrR family transcriptional regulator encodes the protein MNVAVTRSRRDDYTESTRDALIGSAVALFTERGYAGTSLDEIARRARVTKGALYHHFSGKQAVFEAAFDAVETEVKGRLEKILRGDGTPWERAVAGLREFISSCLDPAYQRIALHEAPVVMGWQRWRAAEERYSFGLIKAALQDLIDAGDMISVPVDVASRLLFGALSSAATEIAGSAEPERVGAEIEQVVIALLQQVRDASRGARPDHPR
- the lipA gene encoding lipoyl synthase, producing the protein MTVVPEGRKLLRLEVRNSQTPIEKKPSWIKTRARMGPEFTELKGLVRREGLHTVCEEAGCPNIYECWEDREATFLIGGDQCTRRCDFCQIDTGKPAEFDRDEPRRVAESVRAMGLRYSTVTGVARDDLPDGGAWLYAETVRQIHALNPGTGVELLIPDFNANEEQLAEVFGSEPEVLAHNLETVPRIFKRIRPGFRYERSLEVIRKAREAGLVTKSNLILGMGETPEEVEPTMRDLVEAGCEILTITQYLRPSVRHHPVDRWVKPEEFVEHTRVAKKLGFAGVMAGPLVRSSYRAGKLFAQTKQHRGEPLPENLQHLAAAAPAAQEASSVLSRMS
- a CDS encoding LLM class F420-dependent oxidoreductase; this encodes MELRIFTEPQQGASYDDLLRVAKATEDAGFGAFFRSDHYLKMGSVSGLPGPTDAWVTLAGLARETSRIRLGTLVTAATFRHPSVLAISVAQVDQMSGGRVEFGLGSGWYVDEHTAYGIDLPPMRELFDRYSEQLEIITGLWKTPEGETFSFDGEHYQLKEAPGLPKPAQRPHPPVILGGTGKKRTPQLAARYADEFNVPFNDIETARAQYERVDAAAEAVGRRRGDIIRSAALVVAVGRNDAEVARRADAINREVDELKTNGVAGTVSEAVDKIGRWRESTGITRLYLQVLDLSDLDHLELIASEIMPQLN